A single region of the Streptomyces sp. AM 4-1-1 genome encodes:
- a CDS encoding DUF4232 domain-containing protein, translating to MRAFRLRRTARHAALGTIALVAALSLTACQEDDSATPKSSAPVADISAQPSADTSADPGSATPSAPADADKGKDTAGSGTGSGSNESGGVATRPVVDQGRSGGKKDSGVVTTACNGTNSKLSIARVSRPVNHMLLTLTNTGSQPCNAYLAPYLRFGEAQSVPPFVEDSKPQAVVTVAPGESAYAGVRTSSADGSGSNGYETKSLAVGFQGRNGGNSGSPVNVPMSKSVYVDDTLAVTYWQTEMSDALMY from the coding sequence ATGCGTGCCTTCCGCCTCCGCCGTACCGCCCGTCACGCCGCCCTCGGCACGATCGCACTGGTCGCCGCCCTCTCGCTGACCGCCTGCCAGGAGGACGACAGCGCGACGCCGAAGAGTTCGGCCCCGGTCGCGGACATCTCCGCCCAGCCGTCGGCCGACACCTCGGCCGACCCGGGTTCGGCGACGCCTTCCGCCCCGGCCGACGCCGACAAGGGCAAGGACACCGCGGGCTCCGGAACCGGTTCCGGCAGCAACGAAAGCGGCGGCGTCGCCACCAGGCCCGTCGTCGACCAGGGCAGGAGCGGCGGCAAGAAGGACAGCGGCGTCGTCACCACGGCGTGCAACGGGACGAACAGCAAGCTGTCGATCGCCCGCGTTTCCCGTCCCGTCAACCACATGCTGCTCACCCTCACCAACACCGGCTCACAGCCCTGCAACGCCTACCTGGCGCCGTACCTGAGGTTCGGCGAGGCGCAGTCCGTCCCGCCGTTCGTGGAGGACAGCAAGCCGCAGGCGGTCGTCACGGTGGCCCCGGGCGAGTCCGCGTACGCCGGCGTCCGCACCTCGTCGGCTGACGGCAGCGGATCGAACGGTTACGAGACCAAGTCCCTGGCCGTCGGCTTCCAGGGCCGCAACGGCGGCAACAGCGGCTCGCCCGTCAACGTCCCGATGAGCAAGAGCGTGTACGTCGACGACACGTTGGCCGTCACCTACTGGCAGACCGAGATGTCGGACGCCCTCATGTACTGA